One window from the genome of Nicotiana sylvestris chromosome 9, ASM39365v2, whole genome shotgun sequence encodes:
- the LOC104233536 gene encoding uncharacterized protein, which yields MTDEVINSTITTNNNNKFPLNDNIDTNNIVKVPKLSVNGNNGEKTINTKEKKKQGAFSFLRAASLKLRRRSIDLKHQKISQELVPNADSKGDNWKKLVGSMRPLHLQDNQSPPTPHQPPPVKSPSPMVECCENVSSPSPSTSSAGTMSQYASANNLQELYGESSDDEEEDPDQVFDAIGADEMIDAKAENFIAQFYEQMRRQQ from the exons ATGACAGACGAGGTAATCAACTCCACAATCACcaccaacaacaataataaatttCCACTTAATGATAACATTGACACCAACAACATTGTCAAAGTACCAAAATTAAGTGTCAATGGTAATAATGGAGAAAAAACAATCAATACCAAGGAGAAGAAAAAGCAAGGTGCTTTCAGCTTCCTCAGAGCTGCATCGCTCAAGCTGCGCCGTCGATCTATTGATCTAAAGCATCAGAAAATTTCTCAG GAACTGGTGCCTAATGCGGATTCAAAAGGAGATAATTGGAAGAAGCTGGTGGGTTCAATGAGGCCTTTACATCTCCAAGACAATCAATCACCACCAACTCCCCACCAGCCGCCGCCGGTGAAATCTCCGTCACCGATGGTAGAATGCTGTGAAAATGTGTCCTCTCCATCACCCTCTACTTCCTCTGCAGGAACCATGAGTCAGTATGCTTCAGCAAATAATCTCCAAGAACTCTACGGTGAGAGCAGCGACGATGAAGAGGAAGATCCTGACCAGGTATTTGATGCAATTGGAGCAGACGAGATGATTGATGCAAAAGCAGAGAATTTCATAGCTCAATTTTACGAACAAATGAGGCGTCAACAGTGa